The following are encoded together in the Kribbella sp. CA-293567 genome:
- a CDS encoding glycerophosphodiester phosphodiesterase family protein has product MRRLPRALLPLALAAGLLGQALVAVPAGAGRGRDFDIQAHRGGLGLTVESTIASFSRGLEIGVSTLELDVQITEDGQAVVTHDRKVSGSKCRDTAPYTPGDPEYPYVGKFVNTLTLQQVKQLDCGSLTQPAHPGQTPDPGARMPELRDVFDLVHRFRADKVKLNVETKVEAGAPSETAPREQFVQVVAREIRKARIGRQVTIQSFDWGTLMRMRQVAPELPIIALTNYDFLQTGQPGRSPWLGGLDIDDFGGDLVRAAKSFGANAISPVHGFPQDGKVSDPAYRPYVTTDMVRSAHRAGMKVVPWTVDDPATMQSLVDKGVDGIISDYPDRVRAVARENGFRLPTTYDAPAVRALPTAHAHNDYEHRRPLQDALDRGFNSVEADVWLVDGELRIAHDLEDVVPGRTLESLYLKPLAQRVRENHGEVYRRGRGFQLLIDIKSDGPSTYAAIDQALREYRGISTIFARGRTYRGAVTSVISGNRPLDVMEAQQVRYAGYDGRLTDLNSKLPASLMPLVSDNWSKNFTWRGVGPFPAAERAKLRSIVNTAHRAGYRVRFWETPDTPGAAREAVWSELTAAGVDHLNTDDLHGLEDFLR; this is encoded by the coding sequence ATGCGCCGCCTCCCCCGCGCGCTGCTCCCACTTGCCCTCGCCGCCGGTCTGCTCGGCCAGGCCCTGGTCGCCGTACCGGCCGGAGCCGGTCGAGGTCGCGACTTCGACATCCAGGCCCACCGCGGCGGTCTCGGGCTGACCGTGGAGAGCACGATCGCCTCCTTCTCGCGTGGCCTCGAGATCGGGGTCAGCACCCTGGAACTCGACGTCCAGATCACCGAGGACGGCCAGGCGGTCGTCACGCACGATCGCAAGGTCAGTGGCTCGAAGTGCCGTGACACTGCCCCCTACACGCCCGGCGACCCGGAGTACCCGTACGTCGGCAAGTTCGTGAACACGTTGACGCTGCAGCAGGTCAAGCAGCTCGACTGCGGCTCGCTGACGCAGCCCGCCCACCCCGGCCAGACGCCCGATCCCGGCGCCCGGATGCCCGAACTGCGCGATGTCTTCGATCTGGTCCACCGCTTCCGCGCCGACAAGGTCAAGCTGAACGTCGAGACCAAGGTCGAGGCGGGCGCGCCGAGCGAGACGGCACCGCGCGAGCAGTTCGTCCAGGTGGTCGCCCGGGAGATCCGCAAGGCGCGGATCGGCCGGCAGGTGACGATCCAGAGCTTCGACTGGGGCACGCTGATGCGGATGCGTCAGGTCGCGCCGGAGCTGCCGATCATCGCGCTGACCAACTACGACTTCCTGCAGACCGGCCAGCCGGGCAGGTCGCCGTGGCTGGGCGGTCTCGACATCGATGACTTCGGCGGCGATCTGGTGCGGGCGGCCAAGTCGTTCGGCGCGAACGCGATCTCGCCGGTGCACGGTTTCCCGCAGGACGGCAAGGTGAGCGACCCGGCGTACCGGCCGTATGTGACCACCGACATGGTCCGCTCGGCCCACCGCGCCGGGATGAAGGTCGTGCCGTGGACGGTCGACGACCCGGCCACCATGCAGTCGCTGGTCGACAAGGGCGTGGACGGCATCATCTCGGACTACCCGGACCGGGTGCGCGCGGTGGCCCGCGAGAACGGCTTCCGGCTGCCCACCACGTACGATGCTCCGGCCGTCCGTGCGCTGCCGACGGCGCACGCTCACAACGACTACGAGCACCGGCGCCCGCTGCAGGACGCGCTCGACCGTGGCTTCAACAGCGTCGAGGCGGACGTGTGGCTGGTCGACGGCGAGCTTCGGATCGCGCACGACCTGGAGGACGTCGTACCGGGCCGGACGCTGGAGAGCCTGTATCTGAAGCCGCTCGCGCAGCGGGTCAGGGAGAACCACGGCGAGGTCTATCGCCGCGGCCGGGGTTTCCAGTTGCTGATCGACATCAAGAGCGACGGACCGTCCACGTACGCCGCGATCGACCAGGCACTGCGTGAGTACCGCGGCATCAGCACGATCTTCGCCCGCGGACGCACCTACCGCGGCGCGGTCACGTCGGTCATCAGTGGCAACCGGCCACTCGATGTGATGGAGGCCCAGCAGGTCCGGTACGCCGGCTACGACGGCAGGCTGACCGACCTCAACTCCAAGCTGCCTGCTTCGCTGATGCCGTTGGTGAGCGACAACTGGTCGAAGAACTTCACCTGGCGCGGCGTCGGCCCGTTCCCGGCCGCCGAGCGCGCCAAACTGCGCTCGATCGTCAACACCGCCCACCGCGCGGGCTACCGGGTCCGCTTCTGGGAGACCCCGGACACCCCGGGAGCCGCCCGCGAGGCGGTCTGGTCGGAGCTCACCGCTGCCGGCGTCGACCACCTCAACACCGACGACCTGCACGGCCTCGAGGACTTCCTGCGCTAG
- a CDS encoding ABC transporter permease, with the protein MIGFSLRGLLSRKLRTALTAIGVVLGVALVSGTYVLTDSISSAFDSIFSDNYRNTDAAITGKSAFDVPDEGAGAAPAFDEGLLTKVSALPEVGVAGGSVSGEAQLIGKDGKVIVFGGAPNIGFSVDADRPEFNTLVLVKGAWPAADQVVIDTQTAAKKGFSPGDTIGVQARGQVQQLPISGLVEFGSVSSIGGATLAGFPLPTAQKLFDKAGKLDQVLLKAKPGTSPQQLIEAVQKVLPEGTQVRSAEDQATEDAADTSGFLSFFRTFLLVFGGIALFVGSFVIANSLSITIAQRTREFATLRTLGASRRQVLTSVVLEALLTGVLAAVAGLFLGLAIATGLFKVFDAAGLTLPNNGLVFRGRTIVVALTVGILVTLLASLRPAWRATRVPPIAAVREGAKLPPGRFQRYRALGAVLLTLAGVALVLVGLFVDGLSTGNLLAALAIGVLLIFVGIALFAARLVRPLAAASDPLARGSVLVLTILAWPLFSLPYWLLRRGYWGPGPIGRRVGGFVLGAVLNPVLLVIVTAMAVRRKASSWQPEWPAEFPGVLIDGPAAGIGGQNSRRDPDRTASTAAALMIGLALVTLVATLGAGIIKPFEDAVDKIFSGDYAVAAQNNFSPLPPTVAAAAGRVPGVEAVSSVRGGQGKAFDETIPITAVDGQAPTVLSFDWKNGSQDTLGTLGADGAIVDEEYAAKHSLQVGSRLALTTVTGRVVPLTVRGIFTPPAGGSPFGNVTMSTATFDAVNPQPLNLYTFLKVGGGVTEANTKALESALAEFPNAKAQTREQFKAAQSDGIKSLLNVLYVLLALSVLVSLFGIVNTLVLTVFERTRELGMLRAIGLTRRQVKRMIRHESVITALIGAVIGIVLGLGLASLLAARLDEVSFAVPTGQLVVFAVVSVVVGIFAAIWPARRAARLNPLEALQYE; encoded by the coding sequence ATGATCGGGTTCTCGTTGCGCGGCCTGCTCAGCCGCAAGCTCCGCACCGCGCTGACCGCGATCGGTGTCGTGCTCGGCGTCGCGCTGGTCTCGGGCACCTACGTGCTGACCGACTCGATCTCGAGCGCGTTCGACTCGATCTTCTCCGACAACTACCGCAACACGGACGCGGCGATCACCGGCAAGTCGGCGTTCGACGTACCGGACGAAGGAGCTGGGGCGGCACCGGCCTTCGACGAGGGGCTGCTGACGAAGGTCTCCGCGCTGCCGGAGGTCGGTGTGGCCGGCGGCTCGGTCTCCGGCGAGGCACAGCTGATCGGCAAGGACGGCAAGGTGATCGTCTTCGGCGGTGCCCCGAACATCGGCTTCAGCGTCGACGCCGACCGGCCGGAGTTCAACACCCTCGTCCTGGTGAAGGGGGCCTGGCCGGCTGCGGACCAGGTGGTGATCGACACCCAGACCGCCGCCAAGAAGGGCTTCTCCCCCGGCGACACGATCGGCGTCCAGGCTCGTGGCCAGGTCCAGCAGTTGCCGATCTCCGGACTGGTCGAGTTCGGCTCGGTGTCGTCCATCGGCGGCGCGACCTTGGCGGGTTTCCCGTTGCCGACCGCGCAGAAGCTGTTCGACAAGGCCGGCAAGCTGGACCAGGTGCTGCTCAAGGCGAAGCCCGGTACGTCGCCGCAGCAGCTGATCGAGGCCGTCCAGAAGGTGCTGCCCGAAGGTACGCAGGTGCGCTCGGCCGAGGACCAGGCCACCGAGGACGCGGCGGACACCAGTGGTTTCCTGTCCTTCTTCCGGACCTTCCTGCTGGTGTTCGGCGGGATCGCGTTGTTCGTCGGTTCGTTCGTGATCGCGAACTCGCTGTCGATCACCATCGCGCAACGGACCCGTGAGTTCGCCACCCTGCGCACGCTCGGCGCGTCCCGGCGCCAGGTGCTCACCTCGGTGGTGCTCGAAGCGCTGCTGACCGGCGTACTGGCCGCGGTGGCCGGACTGTTCCTCGGGCTGGCGATCGCGACCGGGCTGTTCAAGGTCTTCGACGCCGCCGGGCTGACGCTGCCCAACAACGGGCTGGTCTTCCGCGGCCGGACCATCGTGGTCGCACTGACGGTCGGCATCCTGGTGACCTTGCTGGCCAGCCTGCGACCGGCCTGGCGCGCGACCCGGGTGCCTCCGATCGCGGCGGTCCGCGAAGGCGCCAAGCTGCCACCCGGCCGCTTCCAGCGGTACCGCGCACTCGGGGCCGTACTGCTCACGCTGGCCGGGGTCGCGCTGGTACTTGTCGGGTTGTTCGTCGACGGGCTGAGCACCGGCAACCTGCTCGCGGCGCTGGCGATCGGAGTACTGCTGATCTTCGTCGGGATCGCGTTGTTCGCGGCCCGGCTGGTCCGGCCACTGGCGGCGGCGTCCGATCCGCTCGCGCGAGGATCGGTGCTGGTGCTGACGATCCTCGCCTGGCCGCTCTTCTCCTTGCCGTACTGGCTGCTGCGCCGCGGCTACTGGGGGCCGGGGCCAATTGGGAGGCGGGTCGGTGGGTTCGTGCTCGGCGCAGTACTGAACCCGGTGCTGCTCGTGATCGTGACCGCGATGGCCGTACGCCGGAAGGCGAGCTCTTGGCAGCCCGAGTGGCCGGCGGAGTTCCCCGGCGTACTGATCGACGGCCCGGCGGCCGGGATCGGCGGGCAGAACAGCCGACGGGATCCGGACCGGACCGCGTCGACCGCTGCCGCGCTGATGATCGGACTGGCGCTCGTCACCCTGGTGGCGACACTGGGCGCGGGAATCATCAAGCCGTTCGAGGATGCCGTCGACAAGATCTTCAGCGGCGACTACGCGGTCGCGGCCCAGAACAACTTCAGTCCGCTGCCGCCGACCGTCGCCGCCGCCGCCGGTCGCGTTCCCGGCGTCGAGGCCGTGTCCAGTGTGCGGGGAGGCCAGGGCAAGGCGTTCGACGAGACGATCCCGATCACCGCGGTAGACGGTCAGGCGCCGACCGTGCTCAGCTTCGACTGGAAGAACGGCTCGCAGGACACCCTCGGCACGCTCGGTGCCGACGGGGCGATCGTCGACGAGGAGTACGCCGCGAAGCACAGCCTGCAGGTCGGCTCGCGGCTGGCGCTGACCACCGTCACCGGCCGCGTGGTGCCGCTGACCGTCCGGGGCATCTTCACCCCGCCCGCGGGCGGATCACCGTTCGGCAACGTGACGATGTCCACCGCAACCTTCGACGCGGTCAACCCGCAGCCGCTGAACCTGTACACCTTCCTGAAGGTCGGCGGCGGCGTCACCGAAGCCAACACGAAGGCGCTCGAATCCGCCCTCGCCGAGTTCCCGAACGCCAAGGCGCAGACGCGGGAACAGTTCAAGGCGGCCCAGTCCGACGGCATCAAGAGTCTGCTCAACGTGCTCTACGTCCTGCTCGCCCTCTCGGTGCTGGTCAGCCTGTTCGGCATCGTGAACACGCTGGTGCTGACCGTCTTCGAGCGGACCCGTGAGCTCGGCATGTTGCGCGCGATCGGGCTGACCCGGCGGCAGGTGAAGCGGATGATCCGGCACGAGAGCGTGATCACCGCCCTGATCGGCGCGGTGATCGGCATCGTCCTCGGTCTCGGCCTGGCGTCGCTGCTGGCCGCCCGGCTGGACGAGGTGAGCTTCGCCGTACCGACCGGCCAGCTGGTCGTCTTCGCGGTCGTGTCGGTGGTGGTCGGCATCTTCGCCGCCATCTGGCCGGCCCGGCGGGCCGCCCGGCTGAACCCGCTGGAGGCGCTGCAGTACGAGTAG
- a CDS encoding ABC transporter ATP-binding protein codes for MEEQKVVVRADDLVRTYGEGDTAVNALRRVGVEITAGQLTAVMGPSGSGKSTLMHILAGLDKPTSGSVQIGGTEITTLGDDDLTKLRRRHIGFIFQFFNLLPMLTARDNIVLPLTIAGQKPDPEYFDELVARVGLTERLTHRPAELSGGQQQRVAIARALVSRPTVIFADEPTGNLDSRTSNEILQLMRGSVDEYGQTTVMVTHDAKAAAMADRVLYLADGEIVKETGRTDQREILQIIDSLDLQ; via the coding sequence ATGGAGGAACAGAAGGTCGTCGTACGCGCGGACGACTTGGTCCGTACGTACGGCGAGGGGGACACCGCGGTCAACGCGTTGCGGCGCGTCGGGGTGGAGATCACCGCCGGTCAGCTGACGGCGGTGATGGGCCCGTCGGGCTCGGGCAAGTCGACCCTGATGCACATCCTGGCGGGGCTGGACAAGCCGACGTCGGGGTCGGTCCAGATCGGCGGTACCGAGATCACCACCCTCGGTGACGACGACCTGACCAAGCTGCGGCGCCGGCACATCGGTTTCATCTTCCAGTTCTTCAACCTGCTGCCGATGCTGACCGCCCGGGACAACATCGTGCTGCCGCTGACGATCGCCGGCCAGAAGCCCGACCCGGAGTACTTCGACGAACTGGTCGCCCGGGTCGGCCTGACCGAGCGGCTGACCCACCGGCCGGCCGAGCTGTCCGGCGGTCAGCAGCAGCGGGTCGCGATCGCCCGCGCGCTGGTCTCCCGGCCGACGGTGATCTTCGCCGACGAGCCGACCGGCAACCTCGACTCCCGGACCAGCAACGAGATCCTGCAGCTGATGCGTGGTTCGGTCGACGAGTACGGCCAGACCACCGTGATGGTCACCCACGACGCCAAGGCGGCCGCGATGGCCGACCGGGTGCTCTACCTGGCCGACGGCGAGATCGTGAAGGAGACCGGCCGGACCGACCAGCGCGAGATCCTGCAGATCATCGACTCGCTGGACCTGCAGTGA
- a CDS encoding GNAT family N-acetyltransferase, translating to MLWKIRTELADRPGALAELAARCGADEINILSLEVFTAESGAVDELVVSTGVGWSAEDLTALVASAGCTGTTVRPCQADVLHDAPTRYLRAVLRLIDDPLSVDEELESLQGFGQYTPAEWARADVLVEIAGRLAEREPAPVPAPPRPGSAVPELRKATVGDADAVVAMHDRCSYESRTRRYHVPMPKLTARTARHLSAPAGGVSIVAATGGAVVGMATAAPWDELSGTAMEIAVLVEDGWQRRGLGTQLLKRVIREARELGADRVVCMVQPENDAMLRTVEGLRLRTRVVQDSGHLMVTVALSDQSLSHAGDRPSVPYRQTRAIPARS from the coding sequence ATGCTCTGGAAGATCAGGACCGAACTCGCCGACCGGCCAGGTGCGCTGGCCGAGCTCGCCGCACGCTGTGGTGCGGACGAGATCAACATTCTGAGCCTGGAAGTCTTCACCGCCGAGTCGGGCGCCGTCGATGAACTCGTCGTCTCCACCGGCGTCGGCTGGTCCGCGGAGGATCTCACCGCGCTGGTCGCCAGTGCCGGCTGCACCGGTACCACGGTCCGCCCGTGCCAGGCCGATGTGCTCCACGACGCCCCCACCCGCTACCTGCGCGCAGTACTGCGGCTGATCGACGATCCGCTGTCCGTCGACGAGGAACTGGAAAGTCTGCAGGGATTCGGCCAGTACACGCCGGCCGAGTGGGCGCGTGCCGACGTACTGGTCGAGATCGCCGGCCGGCTGGCCGAGCGGGAGCCTGCTCCGGTTCCGGCGCCGCCGCGGCCTGGCAGCGCAGTACCGGAGTTGCGGAAGGCCACTGTCGGGGATGCGGACGCAGTAGTCGCCATGCACGACCGGTGCTCCTACGAGAGCCGCACCAGGCGCTATCACGTCCCCATGCCCAAGCTCACTGCCCGTACTGCGCGGCACCTGTCTGCGCCCGCCGGTGGCGTCTCCATCGTCGCCGCAACCGGTGGAGCAGTCGTCGGGATGGCCACTGCGGCTCCTTGGGACGAACTGAGCGGTACGGCGATGGAGATCGCCGTCCTGGTCGAGGACGGCTGGCAGCGGCGCGGACTCGGTACGCAACTGCTGAAGAGGGTGATCCGCGAGGCCCGGGAGCTCGGCGCCGATCGCGTGGTGTGCATGGTCCAGCCGGAGAACGACGCGATGCTACGGACGGTCGAGGGCCTGCGGTTGCGCACCAGGGTGGTGCAGGACAGTGGCCATCTGATGGTCACCGTCGCGCTGTCCGACCAGAGCCTGTCGCATGCGGGGGATCGACCTTCGGTGCCCTATCGTCAGACCCGTGCCATCCCTGCCCGGTCGTAA
- a CDS encoding potassium channel family protein, translating to MVRPVPSLPGRNPHGLLVNLPASTRSPVVELSRRLLIALGLLTLMVLIVVVDRDGYKDTYDGEVGFIDSIYYATVTLTTTGYGDITPVTPTARLVNAFVVTPLRISFLVVLVGTTLEVLANEGRRIMRDSRWRKRMKDHVVVIGYGTKGRAAVQTLLSNGVKRADIVVIDPRAQAIGDAGNDQMAAFHGDATNRTVLRRAEAMTAREVIVTTDRDDSAVLVTLAVRQLNPNAHIVVAVREEDNVPLLRQSGADAVVTSSEAVGRLLGLSAVSPNLGEVMEDLLTYGEGLEVAERPVLGREVGKAPSSVPDRVVSVVRDGKVHRYYDSSVSVLAAGDKLIVVRPAKETPWAERPGADDQDE from the coding sequence ATCGTCAGACCCGTGCCATCCCTGCCCGGTCGTAACCCGCACGGCCTTCTCGTCAATCTGCCCGCGAGCACTCGCTCGCCGGTGGTGGAGTTGTCCCGGCGGCTGCTGATCGCGCTGGGACTGCTGACGTTGATGGTGCTCATCGTGGTCGTCGACCGGGACGGTTACAAGGACACCTACGACGGTGAGGTCGGTTTCATCGACAGCATCTACTACGCCACCGTCACGCTGACCACCACCGGCTACGGCGACATCACCCCGGTGACGCCGACGGCCCGGCTGGTGAACGCCTTCGTCGTCACGCCACTGCGGATCTCGTTCCTGGTGGTGCTGGTCGGCACGACGCTGGAAGTCCTGGCGAACGAAGGTCGCCGCATCATGCGCGACTCACGATGGAGGAAGCGCATGAAGGACCACGTGGTAGTCATCGGCTACGGCACCAAGGGCCGCGCGGCGGTGCAGACCCTGCTCAGCAACGGCGTCAAGCGCGCCGACATCGTCGTGATCGACCCGCGGGCGCAGGCGATCGGTGACGCGGGCAACGATCAGATGGCCGCCTTCCACGGCGACGCCACCAACCGGACCGTACTGCGCCGCGCGGAGGCGATGACCGCCCGCGAGGTAATCGTCACCACCGACCGCGACGACTCCGCGGTACTGGTTACCCTCGCGGTCCGCCAGCTGAACCCGAACGCGCACATCGTCGTGGCGGTCCGCGAGGAGGACAACGTCCCCCTGTTGCGGCAGAGCGGCGCCGACGCGGTCGTCACCTCCTCCGAAGCGGTCGGCCGGCTGCTCGGACTCTCCGCCGTCAGCCCGAACCTGGGTGAGGTGATGGAGGACCTGCTGACCTACGGCGAAGGCCTCGAGGTGGCCGAGCGCCCGGTGCTCGGCCGCGAGGTCGGCAAGGCGCCCTCCTCGGTGCCCGACCGCGTGGTCTCCGTCGTCCGCGACGGCAAGGTCCACCGGTACTACGACTCGTCGGTGTCGGTGCTCGCCGCCGGTGACAAGCTCATCGTCGTCCGCCCGGCCAAGGAGACCCCCTGGGCCGAGCGCCCGGGTGCCGACGACCAGGACGAGTAG